From the Trifolium pratense cultivar HEN17-A07 linkage group LG4, ARS_RC_1.1, whole genome shotgun sequence genome, the window ggcaaaacagagagcaatcttgattttttagtaaaatttccgccccaggcggaaaaacttccgccccaggcgtaaaagtGCTATATAATCCACCAATTTTCTTTTGCTATCTTTcttcgcatgtagcttcaaatcaatgtcttcttcttcatgatttaggtcaaaaacctctaaaaacacttgaaaatggtctttatttccatgtaatgactaacgTCATCACTAACGTAGAAGCTTGAATTTCTTGCTTCGACTGAACTCACGTTTGCACTGTCACAGACTCGCTTTTGGATTTTGTCCAAACATCatagaaaatgaaaaagttGTGTTTTGAGAGAGAGACGTGCGTTTGGAAGgaaaaaacaatcaaacaaacaTACACTTAATCATTAAGTCATCATAAAATGGGTTTGATAATGTCACATTTCCATTTGTTCATGTAGTTTGGACCTATAAGATGCAAAACAAGATAATTGAAGTAAGATAGCTCAAGTatcaaaaacatattaaaaacaCTACAAATAAAGGGAGAAATCATATAATTGTGGTagcataagataaaaaaaaaagtatataaaaaatgcactgatcaataTGAACCTTTAATTTTTTCGATAAGCGAAGAGCGTCTAGATATCAGGGGATAAAACAGACTTCACCCACATCCTTTGCCTATATCtccttatatatattaaataaaaaaagaaaacatatatacaaaaattggGGGACAAAACCTAACTCAATGCGTCCACACAAAGCATAGGACaactaaaataatttagagataaCCAACTTCTTTAATCCTAATCGACTAATTAGAAATCTACTTTTTGATGAATGGACCAATCATCAACATGGAATTAATCCAAGGGGCAACAACTCCCtacaacaaacaacaacaagacAAGAGACTCTTTCGAGTCATATTGTCCACCATCAAATGACGAAGATATCATAGACATTCCAAAATCATTTCTGAGGACTAACATATATTCATTAGCACCATTTACTCGTTGAAGACAATCTCAAACCTCAAAACATGTAAATCTCAATAAATCTAGAAACAATCAGAGAGTATAAGATAACGAGAATGCCCACTAAACCCACAGAAGTATCTTACAACACAGAAGTGAACCTAGAGTCATCAACTCCATGCAAAAACAGCAAACCACCAAAACTTGGACCTTTCAAGATGGCGAATGAACCGGACGTCAACACGGACCGATTCACGTACCCATATATCTTGCTACGAATCACAGCAACACAACAGGCTAAAGACTCTTTCGAGATAGCAAAACAGTCATGAACTCATGGTGAACCCGAGGCAGCCACGAACGAACCAACCAATCCGAATCATCGATCCCAGAAACCGATCCAAGAAAACAACCCCGTGACGAAATGGAAACCGACCCCATAAAGGGGTTTACCTCTAAAACCATCGGTCGAAAACGGCCATAGAATAGACACACGATGGTATAGAAGGCGAGCACCACCCCTTACACCACCACCACAAAATCTAAATCTTAACCAAAAGAGAAGACGCATAAACAAATAAGAAGGATGTTAGGCGGCAACGAGTGTTGAAGGACGAATGAGGAAAGCGGTTGAGTTAGACAACGACTGTTTGTGATTTCTTTGAGGCGTCAGTGGTGTTACTGTTAAGTATAATGCACAAATTCAagaaaaaattactatatttatattcttaacatgtgtccttagcGCACATGTcaacattttccttaatttttttagaaaatttatgtCGAATTAATCCCTCTTTAATTATTCCGGCCCTAATGTGAATTTTATAATTTGTGAGGAAAACATTCCGCCACAAACCTGATAAAAACAATCCCACTTATTTTCCTTTCCCTCCTCACTATTTTCTCATTCCCGCTTACCCAAAATCAACAAACGCTTTGGATGAAAAACCTCCATTGTTTCGGGTGATGCCAAATGGAGCCTAATCGATTTGGGGTAGTGCGGGGAAAGTGTGAGAATTTGGGGGTGAGATAGATGGAGGAAAAGGAAAATCGCTGAGATTATATACATTGTACATTGTTGCTGTTATATTCTGATATCTGTGAATAAAAGAGTTAGTTTATTGTGCAAATTATAAAACTAGATTTTAGATAGAAGTGAAGTAGTAAGTGCAATCAAAATACACTTTATACAACCTAAGAACATTTAGGATACCtggtttacaaaaaaaaaaaaaaaccactttaTACATACATTTTCAGTCAAACAACCCACATAATCACAATGATGTTTCACTAATCAACTGGGTTTCCTGAAAATCGTTTCTTTAACCTTGCTAACTCTCTTCCGGACTTGTGCACTGCCTCATCAATGCATTTAAAGTAAACATGCCTCCAACCcttcttcaacaacaaaacTCCAATGACAACCCAAAATCCAGTAACAAATCCAAGTGCTACCACAAAGTAAAACAACCATTTCTCATCCCTATCATGTTTATCATCCTCTCCTCTTTTGTCTCTATTGTCAGTATCACAATGATTTGTCAATGGTGCACCACAAAGAAATTTGTTTCCAGCATAAATAGATAGATCAATATTAAATGTTGAAAATTGGTTTCCTTGTGGAATTGGTCCTGAAAAATTGTTGTAGGACAAGTTTAGGTAACTTAAAAAAGTTAAACTAGACATTGTCGATGGAATTGAGCCTGAAAGTTGATCATGAGAGAAATCCAAAGATTCAAGTAACTTCATGTCCCCTATGGTTGTAGGAATTTCACCTGACAGATGATTGTGCGACAAGTTTAGGCCTCGCAAAGCAGTAAGACGAGTTATTCCTTTTGGAAAAGGTCCACTCAAATTGTTGTTTGATAAATCCAGATTGGACACcaatttcaaatttcttgtatAATGATCTACTCTTCCTTTAATGATTTGGCTGACATCTTGTTCATACCATTCAAAGTAGCTCGTTTCTCCAGGAGTTATCGAAACTTGTGATTTCTTTCGATATATCATTGATGTAAGGTTTCCAATGCATCGAGGGATTGAGCCTATTAACATATTGTTGGAAAGATCCAAGATTTGCAAAGCTGAAAGTTTGCAAATTTGTGTTGGAATGTTACCTTGGAACTTGTTTTGACTCAATCTTAGAATTTGTATTAAGGAGAAAATCTCACCTATCCATGAAGGTATAGTTCCTGACAATTGATTCTCTCCAATATCTAAGATAAACAGTTGCTTTAAATTCTTCAAGAATGATGGAAACTCCCCATGAAAACTGTTATTGTTCAAATGCAACCATACCAAAGTCGAAAGATGACCAAACGAGTTTGGAATAACTCCTGATAATTTGTTAGATGATAGGTTTATCTCATTCAATCTTTGAGTTGAATTCCAACAATCCGGAATATTTCCAACTAATTTATTTCTTGAAAGGTCAAGATTGTACAAAGAGTTTATTTCACACAACGAATTTGGAATGGAATCATTTATGAGGTTGTTTCCAAGAAGCAAGTGAGATACATTGGGCAATCTATGAGCAATATTTTGAGGAAGTGACCCAGTGATATGATTATTGGTCAGGTTCACATAAGCTAGTAGCTTAGGAAATTTTATTTCAGAAAACATGCCTTCCAAATTGTTAAGAGACAAATCTAAATTGATGAGATTCAGAAGTTGACCAAAACTATCAGGAAATTTCCCTTGCAAATAATTTTTACTAAGATAGAGAGTATGCAAATTTGAAAGTTGACCAAGATTTTGTGGGATAGTACCATTCAAAGAGTTTTCTGACACATCAAGGTTTTGTAGAGTAACTAATTTCTCAATACTCCTAGGAATTACACCATAAAAATGATTAGAAGAAATAAGCAAGGTGCTTAGATTGACAAATTGTCCTATACAATTAGGAAGAGTCCCAGATAAATTATTATTGTTCAGAAGTAAATACTTTAGATTAACAAGTTTTGTTATACTACAAGGAAGACCCCCAAATAAATTGTTATTGGATATGTCTAACATGGTTAGATTTCCCAATTTTTCTAGAGAGTTTGGAATAGTTCCATTCAAATGATTGTTAGCAAGGATTAAATATTCCAAGTTTGACAAATTTCCGAAATTTTTTGGAATAGGACCATGGAAAAAACTTGACTGAAGTGTGAGGATTACCAAATTTTCAAGTTGTCCTAACCATGTTGGCAGCTGATCATTGAAATTGTTGTTGGTCAAATCTAGTTCCTCTAAATCAAATCCAATGCATCCTGTCGATTGTAAATTACCGACGAGTGCATCTCCTTGAAGTCTGTTTCCGGACAAATCTAGTGACAAAAGATGACACATATTTCCTAGAATTGATGGTACAGAACTCTCAATATGATTTACATGATTCCATGATAGATTGAGATACAAAAGACTTTGTAAATTTCCTAACCACAATGGAACAGATTCAATGTTGTTTTGAGGAAGGTCGAGCAACGTCAAAGAAGTCAAATTTCGAAGAGGCAATGGAAGCGAACCATTAAGAGCATTGCTTCCGAGATAGAGATAAACAAGTTTTGCACAATTACTTAACCAAATTGGAACTGAACTAAGACTGTTATTTGAAAGGTCAATAACTTCAATTGAAGTACTTATGTTTCTAAAAACATTAAGATTTGAACCATCAAGTCGATTATCTGCAAGATTGAGCGACACGATGCTAGAAAAATTTGAGTAACTAACACGTTGATAATCATCACTTTGCATTTTGGTTAAGCTGCAGTTCATCAAGTCTATTTCTATCAAAGAAGGAATCATGTTTAGTACCTCGAATAAATTTTTCGCCTTCCCAAGAAAAACATCACTCATGTAAAGATATTGAAGCAATGGAAGTTTTGAAATCCAATAGATGTCATTAGAATGTAAATAAGAATTGAAGCTAATTAAGATCAAGAGAGGATAGTTTTGTGAGGTTTCCTAGATTATTTGGGATCATGCCACTAAAATGGGAATCTGAGAGAGAAAGGAATTTTAACTGATTCATTAAGTTGAAAAACTTTGGTATTGAGCTTGAATTAAAATTGTTTCCACTAAGGTCCAAATAAGTGAGATATTTGAACTTTGAGAGAGAAAGATGGATATATTGAGCTTCAAGCTTAGACTTTGAGAAGAGACAATTTGAGTCATATTGTCCTCCTCTTTGAGGGTAGCATGGATTTCTAAGGTCAATCTTGACAACATGTCCTGTAATGTTGCTACAACTTATACCTTTCCAATTACAACAGTTATTTCCTTTCCAAGAGGAAAGTCTAAATGATGGATCATTGAAGCTTCCTTTGAGTTCAAGAAGTGATTTTCTCTCTTGTTCCATGCAACCAAAATGTGATGAATGGCTACAAGAACATAAGATGAAATATGTACTCAAAAGGGATAGAATAGCAATAGCAAAACTTTGGTAATTTCTATCCATTTTTTAGGGATGTGGATGAAGCAAAGTTGCAGTTATGGATGGTACAATGGTGATCAATGAACACAACTTAAATAACAAATTCAACTATGCAAAatctagaaaaaaaatgaatatgcaATCCCAAAGTCAACTTgcaaattatagaaaaaaatgaatatgcaATCTCAAATTCAACGTTGCAAAATGTAGATATATTTGATATCCATTTTATTAAGATAAATTAAgagtaaaagaataaaatatacaATAGTAGAAGGATGGTTCATAGAGAGGCTTAGCtgtgatatttttatttattaataagaAGATTTGACTggttgtaaaatataacatgatATGTTTGTTTTTAACTAAGAATGTCTCTTAGTCAAAGTTTTATTAACATATTTTAAGTCACTTTGCAGGTTGTTCTTTTAAGAATTAAGCAGAGACTTTAATCTAAAAGACTAAGGAGAGTTTAATGGTTTAAGTATTATATTGAGCACTTTAATCTACTTAATGTGTATGACTCCTAACAATGCCACATTTTTAAGAGGCGACGTCTACAATGGCTACAATATTCAGTGGATCATCTTAATTCAGCTTATAGGTAGTTTTTTTTGTGGCTCAGCTTTCAATGAAAGCATCAATTATTAGGACTTAGGCACATGTGAAGTTACAATAGTCACATTATGTTCGAAGGTTCAAAACTAGTCCAacaactcaaaaaaaaaaatccttttagAGTTCTCtaaaaagatagaaaaatgGACTTTAACCCAGTTCCCAATATTTTCCCCACCCCGCGGACGAAATGAGCTATAACGAAAACCATCATTTTATTCAAGCATTTTCTGCGGAAAGAAAAAACATCCAAGGAAAATGACCTGCAATCACTGCCTAAGAACCCATTTGCTCACCTGGCACGACAAACTAAAAACAGGATGATTGGAAACAGACCTAGCATATGACTCTATAATCAACTCAATATGAGACTCCTAATATTAAAGTGACCGGTTAATGCCTTAGAACGAATCGTTTGGAAGAACTCGAGTTCAATTcctatgaaaacaatttttattcaaatactACTTATCTCTCTGCTAAACTccaatttataatttattctttttaagaCTACTGCATGCATTCTTCCAAGAGTAAATTCGTCGGACCTGGATTGGGTGCAGTCAGCACCCTTGACTGCATGTGCAGTCACTGAATTTAAAACCGTTGGATCCAGATCAGACGACTTATATTTAATGATCAGAATTGTTATATTTAAACTACATTTAAATCTGAACCGTTTGATTTCAATCAGACGACTGTGATGCACTGACTCATCACAGTGACTGCACTGTATCAGCACATCTTAACCGTTCAATGTTAGATCAAATGAtcatatttaaaacaaaattctatatttaaaaaattaacaaaaattttCTTAAAACCTCTACCGATCGGACGGTCATTATGTAGCGACTGTATGAAGTTTGACTGCACTTGATCCATTTCCAGGTCTATTCGCTATCAAGTCAGGTGCAAATAAACAACGACTGCGCTACCCGCAACCACCCCCTTCTCCTTGTCTCGTGCAGTTGCTCGAACCTCCCTCGTGTGTGGTGCGAACTGTTCCTTCTCTGACTCTCTAACAGTAGCGCAAACCTGTCTGGTTCTGCAAGCACTGCCCTCCTCCATCAACCGCAACGCAATCCAATCCACCAAGCAACTTCTTATGGTTCACTTCCAACAGTGAGCATAACATCAAGGTACAATCTAAAAAATTAGAAACTCTATTGTTTAGGGAGGggtttttatttggttttttaaTACGACTCTAATTGTACTAATTTGATCAATGAATTGTGTAATTGGaactattattaatatatttgtgTTGTGAAATCATTTATAGTGTTTTCATATATTGAAAattagggggggggggggggggggggggggttgtgTTATTCTTCCAAATTAAGGGTTTTTGTGATTGTTAGTCCATTGATATCAGAATTGTTAGGTGATTATGGATTGTAAGGATGTAATGTTTTCATAATCCTAGCATATCTCTATCTCCTgatatgatttttcttttaaatatagggtctgtttggattaacttatttttgagcttaggcataacaacttatgcaaataagtaatcttttatgtattattcataagcttCTCAgcgtagtttatgaaaaaacagcttataaagatacaatttttgttaatgacaatttatgaattaacataatttttttatttatttgcataaagtattttttataacCTAAAAGTCAACCTGAATGAGCCCATAGTttggtttcttaaaaaataCTGAAATAATCAAATAGTTTGCACTCCTAACCCAGGGTCCTGGCTTTGCCACTGGGTATATGTGTTCTATATTGACGGATATATGCTTTTGCTGTTTGTTTCTAAGTTACAGGAAGGCTCATTTGATATCTCATTGTTTTTAAGATGTTGCCTAGGGCATTATTGGCCAAGTTCATTCCCAAGCCCTCCACTTTTTCTCATTTCCAATTCAATCAACAGGTATGTTTTTACACTCCTTGATGCATTGACACCAATTATAATTTGAAAGGAAAATAATAGAAGTGATTGACTCTCAATGTCGTGTTAGTCTCGGATACCAATTCAATTTGGAGTGTTGGTGTCTTCAAAGATTTAGCCCAGTGGGACGGGGTGGGAAAGGTTGGGACGCTGAAGGAGTATTGAGAAGACGTTCAAGATTCAATTTTGCTAACAATTTTCCCCTCTCCTAACAAACTAACCAGTGACAACTGTTGGTGCTCTAGATAATTAGACTACAATTGGGTTTCAACatatatttgcttatatatggTTGAAATTATATGCAGAGAGGATTGCATAGCAGGAACAAGAAAGCCATGGAGTTCATTGCCAAAGGCTGGAATGCTTTGAAGGAGGTTGATAGAGTCATTGATTATTGTGAGCTCAATGATAGGCGTCTCATCCCTCTTCTTAACGTAATCACTGCTTTCTCAACCTATTTCTACCGTTTGTTCTGTTATTTTAAGATTTTATATGTGAAAACAATACATAGACGACCCTTGCTTATTTGAGGTTCATAAATAGACAGCAAAGGAGAGTTTTGAGCTTGCTTTGGAGGCTGACAACACCAATACTCATGCTAGGTATTGGCTGGCCAGATTGCATATGAAATACCATGTTCCTGGACAAAATAAGGCTGTGTAAGTTAACTTTTTTATCCTCcatttatgttttgtttcttcttgtCTACATATTTTCCGTCAAAGAAATGCATCTATACTATGCCAAGAACATAtctataatttattatcattcattgtttttattatttctagCAAAAAGACAGACTCATTAgttgtatatatatttaactTGGTTCACTTCACTTGTTTCAGTTTCATAATATCTATGTATCTAGACGcatgaattttaatttcaaaaaccatgttttgaaatttaaatttggaTAAAAATTGTGTTGTCTAGGGCAAATTTTTACAGAAAAAAGTTCGACAAAAATTGGTAGTTACTTTTTGAGTTTCTTTTATACTATGgtattgattattattattattgctataaAATTGTTTGTGTTAATCTACTTTCTGATTTGAACTCAGCTGAGTAGCTATATCCACAGGGAGGGTAAAGTAAACATTAGACTTTATAAGGAATTGAATGCTTCAATAATTATAAATCTCAAATTTTTAGTATGAATTAGCTGTTTAAGACACACCATTGATTTTTCCTTTTGTCATCAATGACATTCGTATTAGTTTTGTGGTTTGATTCATGTTCTTTCAGTGCCCTTTTAAACAGTTCCCATTGATTGAACCTTACCCCTGATCCTGTTCTGAGATTTTTTAACTTGTTTCTTTTTCAAGTCACATGAAAATACTGTTAAACATATCTACTACTAATATGtgatcatattttcttttttcgcTTGGAAACAGAGCGGCAGCATTATTGGTAGAAGCAGCAGATATGGGTGATCCTGATGCACAATATGCATTGGGTTGTCATTTAAGAGTACAGGTGAGGCTACTACACCTTATATTGTGAGGACTCATTTAAGTACACTATAGCCAAACTTGAAGATTGATAGAACACTAGGGTCCCATAGGTTTGAGGGCCCAATCATTGGGCCCAAACCACACACACTCACACGAAATCATCTTCTAGAATTAATTAGGATGGGGGAGAAGAGTTAGTGGTGTTTTATGAGAGTTAGTGGCCTTTTTATGGGGAGAAAATCAGTTATAAAAGAGAAAAGGAAGGGAGTGAGAAAGGGCATTCAGAAAGATTGATAAGCTTTTGTTTAGGAGAGAGATCTCTCTAGTGTAGGAGCACTAGTGCTCTGGTAGGAGTTCTAGAACTCTGGTTTATCATTTCAGTTTGTGTTTCCACCATTGTAGAGCCTTTGTGCTCAATCTTTTCCATAATTAAACTACAGTTTCGTTACCTTGATTTACGAGTTCTATCAAAGATTTTGAGTCAATGACTTGAATCATTTTTCCTTGCCTCCTCAAATCACATGACTATCCATTACTTTTTGGAAATTTATTTACTGTAGATTTAggttgtattttatttttgtggttAACAAGTGAGGTATATGACCTTGGGGAGGACAATGGTGGGCCAATGTGCATATACACAACAGCTTGGTGGGATATTATGTGTTCTGAATGGCGAATCAATAGTGGTTCCTTGTTTTTTTTCTTGCCCGATTACATTTGTACAATTATGCTCGACTTCTAAGACTCTACTTGAGTAGAATACTTCTGCTATGTGATTTTCTtcttgagtattttttttcacGTTTCATAACTGGATACTTTAGGATGTGTATGATGATCCTGGGTTGTAGTTaagatttttttaatgagaTTTTTTAAATGTATGTTTTTGGTGACAGAATGATGATGTCCAGTCAGATCAACAAGCTTTTTATTATTTGGAGAAAGCTGTGGACCAGGTATGTTACCCTATGGATAGTGGATCATTGCCATATTTTCAGTATGTATGAGAAAACCTTATTGGTATATGTTATACGTTCCAGTTGCATCCAGATGCTCTTTACCTTTTGGGCACTGTATATTTGACTGGCGACTGTGTTAAGAAAGATACTGCTTCAGCGTTGTGGTGTTTCCATAGGGCATCAGAGAAGGTAATATATCAATTAATAAGatttaaacaaatatatattttgcatgaTCATGTTTTACCTAGCTAAagacattaaatttatttactCCTGATTATTTATAAAATGATCTAATATCCCATTTTAGCCAATTTAAGTACTTTAATCTTGCACATGAAAATGTTTGATTATTGTATAAGAAACTTATCTTAATCTACATGAGTTTAACCGAATAAATTTATTACTGTCATCTCGTTCACAAGTGTAAACACGATTAATTATTAGTTGCTTGTTTAAAGATTTTACCttggtttttttaattttatccatATATTTGTAGGGCCATGCTGGGGCAGCTATTGCATGTGGATCTCTTCTTCTTAAAGGTCAGCTTGTCTTCCTGTgttcttttccatttttatttagaatttaattggTATGCACTGTCAATGTAAAAATTTTGTAATCATGTATCCAATCCTCATCATTATGCCACTGTGCTATGTTAATTTCTAAAATATTCCACAATTTCTGTGGTGAGATGTGATTTGAAgaatgtgtaaaaaaattatttttacaccgACAATGCATACCATTACTTGGTTGTGGGGTATATTACTGATAATAAGAccttattttcataataaaaGTACATACGTAGTATTAGAAACTATAGTCACTTACCTCTCTATTTGTAATGCTTACCAGTACATGTAAAAGGTGGTTGAAATTGAGTAGTTCTACAAAAGATTTCTGTTATTCATTATGAAGGTAGTTAAAATCGAGATCCTAGTACCCAGGATGGGAAGGGGGCACACAATCGCAAATCAAGGGATCATATCACTGATCATCGTAAGATCCTACCAATTTCACAAGTTAGAAGTTTACACGTTTTTAATAAGAAAACGTGAGAATAGAAAAGGTGTAGGTAAAAGTGAGAATACAAAAGCTCATGTGAAAGGAAAATAGAATACAAAATATCTGCCTTGTTTTATTAGGAAAcacatttttatggtttttaagCCAAGTCTGCATTTTTCCAGAACCAGCTCGTGGGCAAATTACGGCGCATTTCCTTCACTTAATCGCCGGAATAGCACCATCCCACTTACATCGCAGCTTTCTGTTGCAATTCTGCTGTGCCCACACCATTTGTGACTTTTGCCTTGCACGAGTTTGTCTAAAGGCAGCAACATCGTGTACTCGTATGCACCACAAGTTGACACAATTTTGAATACTTGATTGTGATTGCTGAAAGTAAAGAGGATAAAGTGTCTATAAGTCAGATGCCAAAACTTCAGTACATCATTGAATACTTATGTGCAATGGGTAAATGTGTGCAGAAGAACAATTACCCTTAAAACAGACCTTCCTAATCGAGTAAGAGATGATTCACCAAACTTTATAAAACTTAAAGTCATGACAATGAATAGGAAAGTTGCATGTCTCTTGACGCTACTATAATTCACCTAAAGAACATGTAATAGACATCTCTAGCTTAGGCGTTGCCTTGTCGGTATAGAGGAAAATAATGTCAAATAGGTTGGAGTTGTAGCAGAGTTAGAACAATTCCGGGCAGAATAATCAAGCCACAACCTAAAGTGGAGTCAAACAGGCATGGTAATTAGTAACATAAGTCTATGAATTGATCTAGAGATTCTAAACTACTGGAAGCAACAatcttgttgataaatagaaGTTCTAACATATTTGGTTAATAACTTGCTTAGTTCACATTCTTCCTAAAACGGGAAGATTTATTAGCTTGCCTGTGCTTTCCCCCATTACAATAGTTATGGTACTAAGACAAATATAAGTTCTAACTACCTGCTTGGTTGAATTTTAATTGATGCTGTAGCACTTTGAATCAAGGAAATGTAATATAGTACTACTACCTTATTAAGTGTGTTCTG encodes:
- the LOC123923634 gene encoding uncharacterized protein LOC123923634, with amino-acid sequence MLPRALLAKFIPKPSTFSHFQFNQQRGLHSRNKKAMEFIAKGWNALKEVDRVIDYCELNDRRLIPLLNTAKESFELALEADNTNTHARYWLARLHMKYHVPGQNKAVAAALLVEAADMGDPDAQYALGCHLRVQNDDVQSDQQAFYYLEKAVDQLHPDALYLLGTVYLTGDCVKKDTASALWCFHRASEKGHAGAAIACGSLLLKGVKIPESLIKFSLKRGLPAKKRGKNKETIAVDPVEMAKEKFKIAVKAGCDLGFKWLARLEEEEKRLLTKEY